In Rhineura floridana isolate rRhiFlo1 chromosome 1, rRhiFlo1.hap2, whole genome shotgun sequence, the following proteins share a genomic window:
- the TMEM200C gene encoding transmembrane protein 200C: MIATGGLLRISARKQDPLRPQSQVPKRKRKAKKKRKNDVVVVKGKLKLCSLSGLIALCGILVLLVGIALAVVGYWPKPLYQAGSMRDSPFVPPHGTAPKSRSRNQTEDPGESHVEVARANSSFPSSQKGFLPSSSAPSPSSTSTSFLYHLFSQYLHSDNLKVLGPLIMGIGIFLFICANAVLHENRDKKTKIINLRDLYSTVIDAHSLRTKDGAPSAAVAPVPINGFVNYVQPRGAELKPGNGAGETLGASAMQAKSTWHPTVGAPLSPPDLAYSPRSSSFSSRQQQPPSLAEAVYSIYQERAAFARTARSPPCSPPDGWDQRSTASSIVDSSLSTFTLLPLAQGEVTDGDCGGWRRQLGERGTREIPQGEFELSLKDLRSSYVDTGQWHTVLPRVGKRKLVLRRQSTSCLPDARRSLSPEPSQTLDSSTDLDSSLLVKASSSSYSKSLDLGDSPPPTPPVDRRESQSSQCDQHRSNKGYTPLEETGTSLESVANTPAHKTQDCEMIPSGKTGPPEGTNKKKTEQQPLKMQRQYTNKDKLFMISRSDAIVGLEEGDLQTTGI; encoded by the coding sequence ATGATTGCTACTGGAGGCCTCTTGAGGATCTCAGCCAGGAAACAGGATCCCCTGCGGCCTCAGAGCCAAGTCCCCAAACGCAAGCGCAAAGCCAAAAAGAAACGCAAGAATgacgtggtggtggtgaagggcaAGCTCAAACTCTGCTCACTCTCGGGCCTCATTGCTCTCTGCGGTATCCTGGTGCTGCTCGTGGGAATTGCCTTGGCGGTGGTCGGCTATTGGCCAAAGCCTCTTTACCAGGCAGGGAGCATGAGGGACAGCCCGTTTGTGCCACCACACGGGACTGCCCCCAAAAGCCGCTCCAGGAATCAGACAGAAGACCCAGGGGAATCTCACGTGGAAGTCGCGAGAGCCAATTCCTCCTTCCCTAGCAGCCAGAAAGGTTTCCTTCCTTCTTCATCTGCCCCGTCCCCCTCCTCCACCTCAACAAGCTTCCTCTATCACCTTTTCTCACAGTATTTGCATTCAGACAATCTGAAGGTGCTTGGACCCCTCATCATGGGCATCGggatcttcctcttcatttgcgCTAATGCCGTGCTCCATGAGAACCGTGACAAGAAGACCAAGATTATCAACTTGAGGGACCTGTACTCCACTGTCATAGATGCACACAGCCTCCGGACCAAGGATGGGGCCCCCTCAGCTGCCGTTGCCCCAGTTCCAATCAACGGCTTTGTGAATTATGTGCAACCTCGAGGAGCGGAGCTGAAACCTGGCAATGGCGCTGGGGAAACCTTGGGGGCTTCTGCCATGCAAGCCAAGAGCACCTGGCACCCCACTGTGGGTGCCCCCCTGTCCCCTCCTGACTTGGCCTACTCGCCACgctcctcttccttctcttcaAGGCAGCAGCAGCCACCCAGCTTGGCTGAGGCTGTGTACAGCATCTATCAGGAGAGAGCTGCCTTTGCCAGAACTGCTCGTAGCCCACCTTGTAGCCCCCCAGATGGCTGGGACCAGCGCAGCACTGCCAGTTCCATTGTGGATTCCTCACTCAGCACCTTCACTTTGCTGCCTTTGGCTCAGGGGGAGGTGACAGATGGAGACTGTGGTGGCTGGCGGAGGCAGCTGGGGGAACGAGGGACTAGGGAGATTCCACAGGGAGAGTTTGAGCTCAGCTTGAAAGATCTCAGGAGCAGCTATGTAGACACAGGGCAATGGCATACAGTGCTGCCCAGGGTGGGCAAGCGCAAGTTGGTTCTTAGACGGCAGAGCACAAGCTGCCTCCCTGACGCCAGGAGATCCCTCTCCCCTGAACCTTCTCAGACTTTGGACAGTAGCACAGACCTAGACTCCAGTCTTTTAGTAAAAGCTTCATCTTCCAGCTACTCCAAATCCCTAGATCTGGGGGACTCTCCCCCTCCTACCCCACCTGTGGATAGGAGAGAGTCTCAGAGCTCTCAGTGCGATCAACACAGAAGCAATAAGGGCTACACCCCACTGGAGGAGACAGGCACCTCCTTGGAATCTGTTGCCAACACCCCAGCCCATAAAACCCAGGACTGTGAAATGATCCCCAGTGGGAAAACTGGCCCCCCTGAGGGtaccaacaaaaaaaaaacagagcaGCAGCCTTTGAAAATGCAAAGACAGTACACAAACAAAGATAAACTTTTCATGATCTCCAGATCAGATGCCATTGTCGGGCTGGAGGAAGGAGATCTGCAGACCACCGGCATTTAA